The DNA sequence CCGCCCTGAGTATTGTTGTGGCAGGGGTACTGATCGGTGCACGGATACTTGGGGCCACCGTCCCGTATGCAGGGTATGTCCTTATCCTCTGTGCCGTGGTCGTCGTCACCGGTGTCATGGTGATGAACCGGAATGCGGGCGGTGAGGATGGTGTCTCCCCATAAAGGGGTCGTCAGGATCTGCTGTGCACAGGTAGGGTCCCGCTGGGACGCACCGGCGGTGAACCTGCGACAGGCGGCCCGCTGTGCGGGGGAGGCAGCGGAGCATGGAGCAGACGTCATCGTCTTTCCCGAGCAGTATGCGACCGGCTGGGATCCGCGGGCGACATCACATGCCGAACCGACGGGGGGCCCCGTCCAGTCCGCCTATGCCGCGATCGCCGGTGAGTCCGGCATCACGGTCGTGGGGTCGGCCCGCATCATGGGTGATGCCGGACTCACCAACTCCTGCGTCGTCTATGGGCCGGAGGGCGAACTCCTCACCTCGTATGCCAAGATGCATCTCTTCTCTCCCGCCGGCGAGGAGATGGTCTATACGCCGGGAAATTCTTTGGGCTGTTTTGCCGTCGGGGGCGTGCAGTTCGGTCTGGCCGTCTGTTATGACCTGCGGTTCGGCGACCTCTTTTCCGCCTATGCCCGGGCGGGAGTGCACTGTGTCTGCGTGCCTGCCGCATGGCCCTGCGAGCGCCTGCATCACTGGCGGCTCTTCCTTGCGACCCGGGCACTGGAGAACCAGTACTATGTGGCAGGCGCAGGCACGATCGGGACGACGCCCGTCGGGGAATACTGCGGAGGCACGGCCGTCATGGGGCCGGACGGTGAGGAACGGGCGGCGGCAGGCGACGGAGAACGGCTCCTCTTTGCCGATATCGATGCCGGCGAGGTCGGACGTGTGCGGGCATCGTTTCCGGTGACGGCCGACCGGCGCGACGACCTGTACCGCAGGCTCTGATGCGGGACCGCGGAGCCCTCCTCTTCCTGTTCCCTCCATCATCTATACTTACCCGAAGCGCGAAGAGTACTGGTATTATGTTTCGTCTTGTCTGCATCGGCTGCGGTGCGACGTATGCCAGTGATGAGATAATCTACCGCTGCAGGAAATGCGATCACCTGCTTGCGGTTCAATATGATCTGGACTCTCTGGAAATTTCCCGTGAGGAGTGGAACCGGCGTCCCCTGCGCCTGTGGAGATACAGGGAACTTCTCCCCGTACAGGGTGAGCCCGTCACCCTCCAGGAGGGAGGAACCCCCCTCTACCACATGAAACGGCTCGGCGAAGAGCTTGGTCTGAAGGAACTCTACGCCAAGCACGAGGGAATGAATCCGTCCGGCTCGTTCAAGGACCGCGGAATGACGGTCGGCGTCTCGATGGCCCGCGAGCTCGGGATGAAGACGGTGGCCTGTGCCAGCACCGGCAACACCTCGGCAAGCCTTGCGGTGTATGGTGCAAAGGCCGGCATGCCGGCGGTCGTCCTCCTCCCCGCGGGCAAGGTCGCCCTCGGAAAGGTGGCGCAGGCCCTGATGCACGGGGCAAAGGTGATCGCCATCCGCGACAACTTCGACCGTGCCCTCGAGATGGTGCATGAACTCTGCGTCACCGACGGGATATACCTCCTCAACTCTGTCAACCCCTACCGGCTCGAGGGGCAGAAGACCATCGGATTTGAAGCAGTCGACCAACTGGGCGACGTCCCGGACCGGATGGTACTTCCCGTCGGCAATGCCGGCAACATCTCGGCGGTGCACAAGGGTCTCGGCGAACTCATCGAGCTCGGGTTCATCGACCGGATGCCGATGATGACCGGCATCCAGGCGCAGGGGTCCCGGCCCGTCGTCGATGCGATCGAACAGGGCCTCGACCCCCTCATCCCCCAGAAGGACCCCGAGACCGTCGCGACCGCGATTCGGATCGGTGCCCCGGTCAATGCCGAGAAGGCGCTGCGGGCCATCCGGGAGACCGGCGGGACGGCCGAGGCGGTGACGGACGAGGAGATCCTCGCCATGCAGCGTGATCTTGCGAGAAAGGAGGGCATCGGGGTCGAACCGGCCTCCGCGGCCTCGGTCGCCGGTGTGAAGAAGCTCGTCGAGGCGGGCCTCATCGACCGCGACGAGCGTATCGTATGTGTGGTGACCGGGCACCTCCTCAAAGACCCGGAGACGGTGATCAGGCAATGCGAGCCACCGATCGAGATCGATGCCGATATCGCATCGTTGCGGTCAGTCTTGCACTGATCCTCCTTTTTCAGGGCGCCGCAGCCCTGAATGCAACCTTCGTCGTGGGTGAGAACGGAACCTGGTATCGCGGCGACGTGATGGTCGAGGGTATTTCTGAATACAAGTTTTCCGAACCCGGGTTTCTCGGGGAACCGGTGCCTCTTGCCGCAACAAACATCACCGTCACGAATGCCAGCGGTCCGGTCCCCTTCGAAGAAAAGAACGCCGGAACGATCACCTTCCCCGAAGGTGACTATACCGTCGGGTATGACGCCCCGCTCAACGACCGACACCTTACCGTGATACTGGACACCGCCTCCGATGTGACCGTCGTTCTGCCGGATGCCTTTTCGATATCGAATCCGCTGCTGGGGTATACCAGCAACGGTGCATCGGTGAACCAGACGCCTCAGGGGACGATCATCACGTGGGAGGAGGAGCGGATGGTTGAGGTCCGGTTCTACGATGCCTTTCAGGAGCAGATGCTCGTCATCTTCGGGACCTTCTGGGTTGCCCTGGTCGTCATCTTCCTGGTGCCCTATTTCCTGACCCGCAGGAAACAGGAATAATCTCTTTTCCACGGGTCTCGCGGTCGCAACCCACATATAGAGTACCGGATATAAGACTCCTCACACGTGAGGAAGAGATGATGAAATCCGGAATGATTGCCCTTGTAGCGGCATGTATGCTTGTCCTCCTGCTGGTGCTGCCGGCAGCGGCAGTGACCACCACGGTCCCGAAGGGAGGGACGGTCTTTATCGGGGAAGAGGGGCTCGACCTCTCCGGGACCCTTGTGGGCGGCGACTCGCAGATTGCCTACTACGCCCCAGGTGCGGACGTCGGGACTTCAGCGCCTGAAGCTCTCCGTTCGGTCAGTTCCGGGGCGACGTTCTATGTCTCGCCGTCCGACTTTCTGGGCCGGACGGGGGCATGGTACTCGTACCCGAACGGTGTGAACGGCACGGCGGAGATAGCGGTCTTCGTGGAGGAGCCCTACCTGAATGTCCGCCTGTGGGTGTACCCGTCGAATGCCGCTCCCCGGACTGCGGAGGGCTACAAGCTCATCACCGGGGACAAGCTCAACTTCAGGATCGAGACGAACACCTACCCGATCTTCTCCCGGCCGGGCGTGACGGCCGCGGATGACGGCATCGACATCTACGTGACCGAACCGGACGGGACCACCTACACGGCGCTCTTCGACTCGGTGTCGGGGGCGACATCGATTGCCACCGTCAACCTGAAGCCGACATCGTCGGTCTGGTACATCCCGAATCCGTCATCGAAGCAGTACATCTGGGACACCGGCAATCCCGCCTACAAGTCGGGGACGTATGAGTACCGGGCGGAAATTTCCGTCAATGACATGAAGGAGAACTATGGCGGCGGCGACGGCAACGCGGTGCAGGAGACGGTGACGTCCGACATCCTCGGCTCGGCGACAGAACCGCTCACCCCGACCGCGACGCCCACGCCCGATTACATCGAGGCGACCGGCACCGTCGATTTGAATGTCGACACCGGCGGGTATGTGCAGGTCGACACCCGCCTGTGGGACGGCAGCAGCGAAGGAGCGATGGAAGCATATGTCTTCCTTCCGAAAGGGACGCAGGCGTTAAACGAGAAGGCGCAGGCACTCAGGGAGCTCTCCCTCTATGTGGCGGCTTTCCTGCATACGGGCGTCTGGCCGGACGTTCCCGAGGGGCAGAATGAGCTCGTCGCCTACTATCTCGGCCCGGGTACCGGTCCTGACGGCCGGGCGACCTTCTCCCCGGCGGTGGAGCTGGGCATCCTCATCAGCGACAACGCGGCCGTCCACAATCTGTATTGGTTGAACGAGCGCCTTGACCGCTGGGACGAGGTGGACGCAGCGACAGATCCCGACGACGGGTACCTCAAGGCGGACATCACGAACTCCGGCATTTATCTGATGACCTATCCGGCGGCGCCGACGACAGGACCGACGGTCCCGACCGAATCGCCGACGCAGATGCCGACCGATGAGCCGACCACCGCCGCTCCGACGCCCACCCCGGCGCCTCCCGGATGGCTCGCGCCGCTCGGTGCAGTGGCGGTGGGAGCCGCTCTCCTTCGTAGGAAGGGGTAACGGAAGACTCCAATTTTCATTCTTTTTTTAGAGAAGTGCGGGAAAAAAAGTGGCGAATGTCCACCGGATGGTGGCTTATTCCTTAAAGTTCGATATCGATGCCGTACTTCTCGGCATTGGCGTCCGCGATGGCCTGGATCTTGGCGATCTCGTCGGTCACCGGGGCGGGCTTGAAGAGGTGGCGGAAGCGCTTCTGGGCCTTCAGGTAGGCGTCGACCGGAACGCGCTTTACCTTCTTCGCCTTGACGAGCCTGCCGTTCTCCATCTCGTAGTTGACCCAGAGGCCGCACTCGAGTGCCATCTTCCCGATCTCGATCGTCTTGCCGCCCTCGAATCCCCATCCCGTGCTGCACGGGGCATGGATCTGGATGTAGCAGGCGCCGGGCGTGTTGACGGCCTTCTCCACCTTCTTCATGAGATCCATCGGGTAGGCGACGCTTGCGGTTGCGACATAGGTCGCGCCGTGGGCCGCGAGGATCTGGGGGAGGTCTTTTTTCGGGCGGGAGTTGCCCATCGAGTACTTCCCGGCGGGAGAGGTGGTCGTCGAGGCGTCGTACGGGGTGGCCCCGGACCGCTGGATGCCGGTGTTCATGTAGGCCTCGTTGTCGTAGCAGATGTACGTGATGTCGTGGCCGCGCTCGAAGGCACCGGAGATGCAGAGCATCCCGATATCGAAGGTGGCGCCGTCACCACAGACGCAGACGACCTTCTCGGTGCGGTTGTTGTGTTTGAGCGAGGCCTCGATACCGGAGGCGACCGCTGCGGCGTTCTCGAAGAGGGAGTGAATCCAGGGGACCTTCCATGCGGTCTCCGGGTATGGCGTGGAGAATACCTCCATGCATCCGGTGGAGGCGACGACGATCGTATCCTCTCCGGTCCCTTTCAGGATGAGCTTTGCCGCCAGGGCAGGTCCGCATCCACCGCAGGCGCGGTGGCCGCAGTCGAAGAGCTCGAGTGATTTGTCGACCATCTCAGAGCACCTCCTCGCGAAGACCGTAGAACATATCCCCTTCTCCTTTGACCGCAAGCTCCGCGATATTGCGGATATCCTTCTTGCGGATATCCCTGCCGCCGAGACCGGTGACATAGCTGTAGACGCTGATGCCGGTTCCGTTGAGCGCGTGCAGAACCTCGGGGCCGACGGCGCCTTTCATGGCAGAGCCGATGGAGATGTTCTTCTCGAGGACGGCCACCGTGGCAACACCGGCAAGGGCCTTTGCGATATCATTCTTCGGGAACGGGCGGTATGTCCGGATCTTGACGAGTCCCGCCTTGATGCCGTCCGCACGCATCTCGTCGATGGCGTCCTTGACGGTACCGCAGAGCGATCCCAATGCGACGAAGGCGATGTCGGCGTCGTCCATGCGGTAGGACTCGATGTGTTCCGAGTAGTCGCGCCCGAACATCTCGCCGAACTCCTTTCCTGCCTCGGAAAGTGCTGTCGCGCAGCGGTCCATCGCCCGGTCGATCTCGTACCTGAACTCGTGGTAGTACTCGGGGGTGGCATACATGCCCATGGAGATCGGGTTTTTGGCGTCGAGCATGTTGTAGGGTACATACTTCGGGAGATAGGCATCGATCTCTTCCTGGGTCGGGATGTCGACCGGCTCGTAGGTGTGCGAAAGGATGAACCCGTCGAAGCAGACGAATCCCGGCAGGAGAACGTCGTGGCGCTCCGCCGCCTTGTAGGCGATGAAGTGCTGGTCGGTCATCTCCTGTACATCCTCGCCGTAGAGCTGGAACCATCCGGAGTCACGCAGGGACAGTGAGTCCTGCTGGTCGTTCCAGATGGAGAGCGGTGCGCCGAGGGCGCGGTTGGCAATGGACATGATGATCGGCTGGCGCATGCCCGCGACGTTGAAGACTACCTCTGCCATGAGCATCAGCCCCTGCGACGATGTGGCGGAATAGACACGGGACCCTGCCGCGGACGACCCGAGGCATGCGGAGAGAGCGGAGAATTCCGATTCCACGCAGATGTATTCTGCATCGAGGTCACCGTCAGCCACCATCTCGGCGAGGCGTTCGACGATATGTGTCTGGGGGGTGATCGGGTATGCGGAGACGACCTCCGGGCGGCAGAGGCGCACGGCCTCTGCAACGGCGTGGGAACCTTCCATTATCTGCAGCATTTATTTCTCCTCCAGTTCCATTGCGATTGCATCGGTCGGGCACTCCTCGGCACAGAGGCCGCAGCCCTTGCAGTAGTCGAGGTCCACGACGATCTTGCCTTCGACCTCTTCCATTGCGGTCTCCGGGCAGATGAGGACGCAGTTGCCGCAGAGGGTACAGGTTTCGGGGTCGACGACCGGCAGGAAGACCCGCCATGATCCGGTTTTATTGTCGCACGCCTTTCCGGGGGGTGCACAGCATCCGATTCGAAGCGCCATCTCAGGCACCTCCCCTGACCATCTCGTATGCCTTTCGTGCAGCGGCGATGTTCTTCTCTGCAAGAGAGCCTGCGAACCGCTCCTTGAGGGCCTCCTCAAGGGCATCAAGTTCGATCTCGCCGGTTGCGGCGGCAAAGGCGC is a window from the Methanovulcanius yangii genome containing:
- a CDS encoding nitrilase-related carbon-nitrogen hydrolase codes for the protein MVSPHKGVVRICCAQVGSRWDAPAVNLRQAARCAGEAAEHGADVIVFPEQYATGWDPRATSHAEPTGGPVQSAYAAIAGESGITVVGSARIMGDAGLTNSCVVYGPEGELLTSYAKMHLFSPAGEEMVYTPGNSLGCFAVGGVQFGLAVCYDLRFGDLFSAYARAGVHCVCVPAAWPCERLHHWRLFLATRALENQYYVAGAGTIGTTPVGEYCGGTAVMGPDGEERAAAGDGERLLFADIDAGEVGRVRASFPVTADRRDDLYRRL
- a CDS encoding transketolase C-terminal domain-containing protein, whose product is MLQIMEGSHAVAEAVRLCRPEVVSAYPITPQTHIVERLAEMVADGDLDAEYICVESEFSALSACLGSSAAGSRVYSATSSQGLMLMAEVVFNVAGMRQPIIMSIANRALGAPLSIWNDQQDSLSLRDSGWFQLYGEDVQEMTDQHFIAYKAAERHDVLLPGFVCFDGFILSHTYEPVDIPTQEEIDAYLPKYVPYNMLDAKNPISMGMYATPEYYHEFRYEIDRAMDRCATALSEAGKEFGEMFGRDYSEHIESYRMDDADIAFVALGSLCGTVKDAIDEMRADGIKAGLVKIRTYRPFPKNDIAKALAGVATVAVLEKNISIGSAMKGAVGPEVLHALNGTGISVYSYVTGLGGRDIRKKDIRNIAELAVKGEGDMFYGLREEVL
- a CDS encoding thiamine pyrophosphate-dependent enzyme; translation: MVDKSLELFDCGHRACGGCGPALAAKLILKGTGEDTIVVASTGCMEVFSTPYPETAWKVPWIHSLFENAAAVASGIEASLKHNNRTEKVVCVCGDGATFDIGMLCISGAFERGHDITYICYDNEAYMNTGIQRSGATPYDASTTTSPAGKYSMGNSRPKKDLPQILAAHGATYVATASVAYPMDLMKKVEKAVNTPGACYIQIHAPCSTGWGFEGGKTIEIGKMALECGLWVNYEMENGRLVKAKKVKRVPVDAYLKAQKRFRHLFKPAPVTDEIAKIQAIADANAEKYGIDIEL
- the thrC gene encoding threonine synthase, producing the protein MFRLVCIGCGATYASDEIIYRCRKCDHLLAVQYDLDSLEISREEWNRRPLRLWRYRELLPVQGEPVTLQEGGTPLYHMKRLGEELGLKELYAKHEGMNPSGSFKDRGMTVGVSMARELGMKTVACASTGNTSASLAVYGAKAGMPAVVLLPAGKVALGKVAQALMHGAKVIAIRDNFDRALEMVHELCVTDGIYLLNSVNPYRLEGQKTIGFEAVDQLGDVPDRMVLPVGNAGNISAVHKGLGELIELGFIDRMPMMTGIQAQGSRPVVDAIEQGLDPLIPQKDPETVATAIRIGAPVNAEKALRAIRETGGTAEAVTDEEILAMQRDLARKEGIGVEPASAASVAGVKKLVEAGLIDRDERIVCVVTGHLLKDPETVIRQCEPPIEIDADIASLRSVLH
- a CDS encoding 4Fe-4S binding protein; the protein is MALRIGCCAPPGKACDNKTGSWRVFLPVVDPETCTLCGNCVLICPETAMEEVEGKIVVDLDYCKGCGLCAEECPTDAIAMELEEK
- a CDS encoding DUF3821 domain-containing protein, with product MMKSGMIALVAACMLVLLLVLPAAAVTTTVPKGGTVFIGEEGLDLSGTLVGGDSQIAYYAPGADVGTSAPEALRSVSSGATFYVSPSDFLGRTGAWYSYPNGVNGTAEIAVFVEEPYLNVRLWVYPSNAAPRTAEGYKLITGDKLNFRIETNTYPIFSRPGVTAADDGIDIYVTEPDGTTYTALFDSVSGATSIATVNLKPTSSVWYIPNPSSKQYIWDTGNPAYKSGTYEYRAEISVNDMKENYGGGDGNAVQETVTSDILGSATEPLTPTATPTPDYIEATGTVDLNVDTGGYVQVDTRLWDGSSEGAMEAYVFLPKGTQALNEKAQALRELSLYVAAFLHTGVWPDVPEGQNELVAYYLGPGTGPDGRATFSPAVELGILISDNAAVHNLYWLNERLDRWDEVDAATDPDDGYLKADITNSGIYLMTYPAAPTTGPTVPTESPTQMPTDEPTTAAPTPTPAPPGWLAPLGAVAVGAALLRRKG
- a CDS encoding DUF5803 family protein, encoding MRATDRDRCRYRIVAVSLALILLFQGAAALNATFVVGENGTWYRGDVMVEGISEYKFSEPGFLGEPVPLAATNITVTNASGPVPFEEKNAGTITFPEGDYTVGYDAPLNDRHLTVILDTASDVTVVLPDAFSISNPLLGYTSNGASVNQTPQGTIITWEEERMVEVRFYDAFQEQMLVIFGTFWVALVVIFLVPYFLTRRKQE